A segment of the Nomascus leucogenys isolate Asia unplaced genomic scaffold, Asia_NLE_v1 000822F_85651_qpd_obj, whole genome shotgun sequence genome:
gtgtgtgtgtgtgtgtggttttgtgcCAGTGAGGAAGAGGTTGCCGGGTACACTTGATTACCTAGAATACGTCATCTTTTTCAGACTTCCTCCGTTGTGCTGTTTTACTGAGGTTGGGTGGAGTCAACACGTCATGGATAAAGAACTCCCTAAAGGCAGTCCCAGGGAGCCCACACTGAACATCAAGAAGTCAGACAAATCCTTCACACGCAAGAAGCCCACCAAAAATGTGCTGATATTTTTAATCAACAGACAACTGGGCCGGCACAGAAGTGACATCGACCTGTCAAGATGGGTGTGGATGATGTCATAAAGCTACTCCAGGGTGGACATGGCCTTGGACAAAAAGTCATGTGGCTTATGTGCTGAAGCCTGCCCAGAtctttgagaaatgaaatataattagAACAATAAACTCCTCCCATGTTTGAGTCATTAAAACAGAGTCTGTCATTTCACTCCTTTAGGTTG
Coding sequences within it:
- the LOC100584526 gene encoding embryonic testis differentiation protein homolog A-like, whose protein sequence is MTSLGAEPIRPRNSRKERECQAVTVHPLVQIFLQKKPEWSHRLPPLCCFTEVGWSQHVMDKELPKGSPREPTLNIKKSDKSFTRKKPTKNVLIFLINRQLGRHRSDIDLSRWVWMMS